From the Tripterygium wilfordii isolate XIE 37 chromosome 6, ASM1340144v1, whole genome shotgun sequence genome, one window contains:
- the LOC119999638 gene encoding ethylene-responsive transcription factor-like protein At4g13040 — MVSLRRRRLLGLCSGRNSFLSPLTRFFGNGSYTESPIQHSRSISVHPLPFGDVTQPRGKTSLSLGPGSSDTLGSTSPKELHNEQYSEQPIKRRKRHRRKHVQNQEPCVMRGVYFKNMKWQAAIKVDKKQIHLGTVGSQEEAAHLYDRAAFMCGREPNFELSEEDKQELRKFDWDEFLAYTRRSINNKKHKRRLLGAGMEKKSEPSEVSMQSSDWDSKQGVNGFSASEDADPDSSVS; from the exons ATGGTGAGCTTACGAAGGCGTAGACTCTTGGGACTCTGCTCGG GGAGAAATTCTTTCCTGTCACCTTTAACTAGGTTTTTTGGTAATGGAAGTTATACTGAAAGTCCTATCCAGCATTCGAGATCCATTAGTGTGCATCCTCTGCCATTTGGTGATGTCACCCAGCCACGGGGG AAAACTAGTCTCAGCTTAGGACCTGGATCATCAGATACACTTGGTTCTACCTCACCAAAAGAACTCCACAATGAACAATATTCAG agCAACCAATCAAACGCAGGAAGCGACACCGGAGGAAGCATGTGCAAAACCAAGAACCATGTGTAATGAGAGGCGTGTATTTCAAGAATATGAAGTGGCAGGCAGCTATAAAAGTTGATAAGAAACAAATCCACTTGGGGACTGTAGGTTCGCAAGAAGAGGCTGCCCATCTGTATGACAG AGCTGCTTTCATGTGTGGGAGGGAACCCAACTTTGAGCTGTCAGAAGAGGATAAACAAGAACTTAGGAAGTTTGATTGGGATGAATTCTTGGCATACACTCGCCGTTCCATTAATAATAAAA AGCACAAAAGAAGGCTACTAGGAGCAGGGATGGAGAAAAAGAGCGAGCCAAGCGAGGTTTCAATGCAGAGCAGTGACTGGGATAGCAAACAAGGCGTCAATGGCTTCTCTGCATCGGAAGATGCAGATCCAGACTCATCAGTCTCTTAA